The following is a genomic window from Nitrososphaerota archaeon.
CAGTGGAAGTTCAAGCCCATCCCGGATGAGACCGTCGCAGCTTTCCGGCAGAAGCGGAAGGAGTCTGCCTTCGGCCGGGTGGTTGACCATATGCCCTACCTCCCGAACCTGGCTTCATCCGAAAAGTCTACCATGAAGATCAGCAGGTTCACCCTGGGAGAGGAGTTGAAGCGGTGCGACGCCCTCGGGATAGACTATCTGGTCGTCCACCTCGGAAGCCATCTAGGGAGAGGGGCCGCCGTCGGGGTGGCCAACATAGCGGCCGCGTGTAACGAAGCGCTCGCCGGTAGCGACGGGAAGACTACGATTCTCTTGGAGAACATGGCGGGCCAGAAAAACTGCGTGGGAGCCAGGTTCGAGGAGATAAGGGGGATACTGGACAAGACGACGGAGCGTTCGCGGGTCGGGGTCTGCGTTGACTCCTGCCATCTGTTCGCCGCGGGGTTCGACCTTCAGAGCGAGGAAGCGGTCGAAGGGACCCTCGGCCTCTTCAACGAGATAGTGGGGTTCGAGAGGCTGAAGGTCATACACCTGAACGACTCCAAGGGGCCGCTGGGGAGCAGGCTCGACAGGCATGAGAACATCGGGGAGGGGAAGATCGGGAGGAGCGGGATCAGGGCTCTGCTGCACTATCCGGGGGTGGGCGAAAGGCCGATCATAATGGAGACCCCATATGAAGACTACAAGGCCATGGACAAGAGCATCAGGCTCGTCCGGGCACTTCTGAGATAGCTCGATTGGGTAAAATACACGGCCTGACCCGCTGGGTGACGCGGGCCCGTAGCTTAGTTCCAAAATTGGAGAGAACTCAGGCAGAGCATCGGGCTTTTAACCCGAGGGTCAGCGAAGGCCCCTAAACGGGTTCGATTCCCGTCGGGCCCGCACTCACCCGAGGTCGGTTCCCGGCACTTCTTCCGTCAGTTCCGGGTTCCAATGTGTTGATGAATAATCTGTGCGGACGTTAAAAATACCACGGTCGCCGAATAATCACCGAGATATAGCCCGTATTCAAAAAGCTGGAAGTCACTTACTTCCTGGTTGACGACGGCTGGGTTATTGTCCCGGGAGACACCTCCAATAGACGACAAGTTTACGTGGGCCGGGTCCATCTTATCACCTTGTAGTCCCGCGGATCAACGTTCCTATAGGGAAGTGGGCTGTTGAATAACCCAGTTTGATGGGCGCGCCTTTTCCCCTTCGGACACCTCGACCGTCCCTCGTCTTGACCTACGCCCTCGCCGACAGGAACATGTTGTACACCGACGCCTTCAGGAGAGGAGGAGCTCGTTGACCATGTACTTCCACTTCACAGACGTCACGTGCTCCCTTAAGGCGCTCTTGAAGGACGATATCACCGACTCCACCCTCCATCTAGGGGTGGAAGAGGTACGGCCCGAAGAAGTACCCCCGGCGGGAGGCACGCTCGTCTGTCAGAGGTTCGCGGGATGGACTGGGAGCTCCTCTTCGGACCAGCCGACCGGCTCGACAATGATCATTTCTCCGGAGTTCATCACGGCGCAGTGGAGCACGGACAACACACTCCTCTTCGCGGCTGTCGGGGGTGCTCTGGCAGGAGCGGCCGTGGTCGGCTTGTTCGTCTTCAGATTGAGGAAGAAGCTGACTCCCTCGTGACGGTTTCGTTCGTTATTAGCCTAGCCGGGTCTATTCCCCGATGAGCGTCGAGTCCGATGGGACCGAACGTGTCCAGAGGAAGCTCGACCTGGCTGTCAGGCAGATCTGCATCTGAACCGCCCATTTCTGGTTTTCTTCAGCCGGTCGAATCTTCCCTAGGCCGTGCCTTCCGACGCTTCAGCCCTGCGTTTGGATATCCTGACTTTCTCCACCTCCATCCCGGTCCAGATCGAGACGTACCCCAGGGCGTCCAGCACCTTCTGCCTATGCTCCTCTCTTA
Proteins encoded in this region:
- a CDS encoding deoxyribonuclease IV; the protein is MVGLHISAAGSLDLAFDRASEIGATTFQIFTRNPNQWKFKPIPDETVAAFRQKRKESAFGRVVDHMPYLPNLASSEKSTMKISRFTLGEELKRCDALGIDYLVVHLGSHLGRGAAVGVANIAAACNEALAGSDGKTTILLENMAGQKNCVGARFEEIRGILDKTTERSRVGVCVDSCHLFAAGFDLQSEEAVEGTLGLFNEIVGFERLKVIHLNDSKGPLGSRLDRHENIGEGKIGRSGIRALLHYPGVGERPIIMETPYEDYKAMDKSIRLVRALLR